One Acidobacteriota bacterium DNA window includes the following coding sequences:
- a CDS encoding DUF1428 domain-containing protein — MPYIDGFILPVPNANKEAYRKMAADALPFFQKHGAIGFVENWGVEVPKGKTNCFNSAVMKKDDESVVFSWIVWPDRATRDAGNKKMMEDPDMKMDGGMPFDGMRMIVGGFDVVLGDALATPGIIDGMVLPVPADKRADYIAASKQMAELFLEHGATSVVDAWADDVPQGKVNSFHTAILEKPGETVVFSWINWPNAEVQKKAWETVMGDPRMEKYNPATVGADMGRMIFGSFSPIVVA, encoded by the coding sequence ATGCCGTATATCGATGGATTTATCCTGCCGGTCCCCAACGCCAACAAGGAGGCCTACCGCAAGATGGCGGCCGATGCGCTGCCTTTTTTCCAGAAGCATGGCGCGATCGGGTTCGTGGAGAATTGGGGCGTCGAGGTGCCGAAGGGCAAGACCAATTGCTTCAATTCGGCGGTGATGAAGAAGGACGACGAGTCGGTGGTCTTTTCATGGATCGTCTGGCCTGACCGCGCGACGCGCGATGCCGGCAACAAGAAGATGATGGAAGACCCCGACATGAAGATGGACGGTGGGATGCCCTTCGACGGGATGCGGATGATTGTGGGCGGATTTGATGTTGTGCTGGGCGATGCGCTGGCGACGCCCGGCATCATCGACGGGATGGTGCTGCCGGTGCCGGCGGACAAGCGGGCGGATTATATCGCGGCCTCGAAGCAGATGGCGGAGCTGTTCCTCGAGCACGGCGCAACGTCGGTGGTTGATGCGTGGGCGGATGATGTGCCGCAGGGCAAGGTGAACTCGTTCCACACGGCAATTCTCGAAAAGCCCGGCGAGACGGTGGTCTTTTCATGGATCAACTGGCCGAACGCGGAAGTGCAGAAGAAAGCCTGGGAGACCGTGATGGGCGACCCGCGGATGGAGAAATACAATCCGGCGACGGTCGGCGCCGACATGGGCCGGATGATCTTCGGGTCGTTTTCGCCGATCGTGGTGGCCTGA
- a CDS encoding VOC family protein, whose product MGVALLMPHLTCRDCSKAIDFYVTAFGAEEMMRLPGPDGRLMHASVRLNGAMVMLNDEYPEMGGVSPLSLGGSPVTLHLMVDDVDAVVAQAVKAGAEVVMPVADQFWGDRYGVVKDPFGHLWSVATPVWPPKSADEMAAARDAAMAQMSGS is encoded by the coding sequence ATGGGCGTGGCATTGCTGATGCCGCACCTCACCTGCAGGGATTGCAGCAAGGCAATCGATTTTTACGTGACGGCTTTCGGCGCCGAGGAGATGATGCGCCTGCCGGGGCCGGACGGGCGGCTGATGCATGCCTCGGTGCGCCTGAACGGGGCGATGGTGATGCTGAACGACGAGTATCCGGAGATGGGCGGGGTCTCGCCGCTGTCGCTGGGCGGCTCCCCGGTGACGCTGCACCTGATGGTCGATGATGTGGACGCGGTGGTGGCGCAGGCTGTGAAGGCAGGCGCCGAGGTCGTGATGCCGGTGGCCGACCAGTTCTGGGGCGACCGCTACGGCGTCGTGAAGGATCCGTTCGGGCACTTGTGGTCCGTGGCGACGCCGGTCTGGCCGCCGAAATCGGCCGATGAAATGGCGGCTGCGCGCGACGCGGCCATGGCACAAATGTCAGGGAGCTGA
- a CDS encoding DUF4287 domain-containing protein, with the protein MSADKVKGPASYFPSIEKTYGKPVSHWMNVIKGMDGRKHMEIVSALKAEHGLGHGHANALVAHYRSVNG; encoded by the coding sequence ATGAGCGCGGACAAGGTGAAGGGGCCGGCGTCATATTTCCCGTCGATCGAGAAGACCTATGGCAAGCCGGTCAGCCACTGGATGAATGTCATCAAGGGCATGGACGGGCGCAAGCATATGGAGATCGTCTCGGCGCTGAAGGCGGAGCACGGACTGGGGCATGGGCACGCGAATGCGCTGGTGGCGCACTACCGGTCCGTAAACGGATGA
- a CDS encoding VOC family protein: MGLLEKKVRTCLWFDKGGVEAAKYYVSLLPDSRIDGIMDHGNAADPMVVEYTLAGAPMMHLTAGPHYKLTPAASISVLTKDQAETDRLWSALLDGGGEESMCGWLADRYGVSWQIVPEPMVRMFADPDQAAAGRARAAMLQMRKIDLAAIRAAFEDKAAVS; this comes from the coding sequence ATGGGATTGCTTGAGAAGAAGGTGCGCACCTGCCTGTGGTTCGACAAGGGCGGCGTCGAGGCGGCAAAGTATTACGTGTCGCTGCTGCCGGACAGCCGGATTGACGGGATCATGGACCATGGCAATGCCGCTGACCCGATGGTAGTTGAATACACGCTGGCGGGCGCACCGATGATGCACCTGACGGCCGGGCCGCACTACAAGCTGACGCCGGCGGCCTCGATCAGTGTGCTGACGAAGGACCAGGCGGAGACGGACAGGCTGTGGAGCGCGCTGCTGGACGGCGGCGGCGAAGAGAGCATGTGCGGCTGGCTGGCGGACCGTTATGGCGTGTCCTGGCAGATCGTGCCGGAGCCGATGGTGCGGATGTTTGCCGATCCTGACCAGGCGGCCGCGGGGCGGGCGCGCGCGGCGATGCTGCAGATGCGCAAGATCGATCTTGCGGCAATCCGGGCTGCGTTCGAGGACAAGGCGGCGGTGTCATGA
- a CDS encoding glutathione S-transferase family protein, with amino-acid sequence MPEVTAFNWVPDFAQGFVRDLRVRWALEEAGLAYSENIIDHDQKVAPAHLRRQPFAQVPAYRDGPVDMFESGAIVLRIAERSKALMPAGEAARARTASWVFAAMNSVEPFVMNVRSAEIFWAAEPWAKGFGAKAAEILRMRLQRLSDWLGSKDYLEGEFSAGDLMMACVLREIAGSPHLAAFPELEAYCVRCTGRPAFRKALAAQLKHFEAFEAAQAAAT; translated from the coding sequence ATGCCAGAGGTGACGGCATTCAACTGGGTTCCGGATTTCGCGCAGGGCTTCGTGCGCGACTTGCGCGTGCGCTGGGCGCTGGAAGAAGCGGGGCTCGCCTATTCGGAAAACATCATCGATCATGACCAGAAGGTCGCGCCGGCGCACCTGCGCCGTCAGCCGTTTGCGCAGGTGCCCGCCTATCGCGACGGGCCGGTCGACATGTTCGAATCCGGCGCGATCGTGCTGCGGATTGCGGAGCGTTCAAAAGCACTGATGCCGGCCGGTGAGGCCGCGCGGGCGCGCACGGCGAGCTGGGTGTTTGCGGCGATGAATTCGGTCGAGCCGTTCGTGATGAATGTGCGCAGTGCCGAAATATTCTGGGCGGCCGAGCCCTGGGCGAAAGGCTTCGGCGCGAAGGCGGCGGAGATCCTGCGGATGCGCCTGCAGCGCCTGTCGGACTGGCTGGGCTCGAAGGATTATCTGGAGGGCGAATTTTCCGCCGGCGACCTGATGATGGCGTGCGTGCTGCGCGAGATTGCGGGCTCGCCGCATCTTGCGGCTTTTCCGGAACTTGAGGCTTACTGTGTCCGTTGCACTGGACGGCCTGCGTTCAGGAAAGCGCTGGCGGCGCAGCTGAAGCATTTTGAAGCGTTTGAGGCCGCGCAGGCCGCGGCGACCTGA